DNA sequence from the Pseudomonas fluorescens Q2-87 genome:
CGCCAGCATCAAGCCGCGCTTGGGGATCACGCCATGTTCCTGGAACGAACCGCCGTGGAATTCGGGATCGGTGAGAATCGCCTGGCGTGCCACTTCGTTGAACGCAATGTTCTGCGCCGACAACTTGGGGGCCGAGGCAATGGCTAGGCAATGACGCACGCGGTCCGGGTAGGTGATGGTCCATTGCAGCGCCTGCATGCCGCCCAGGCTGCCACCGATCACTGCCGCCCATTGCCCGATGCCGAGGCGATCGGCCAGGCGAGCCTGGCTGTGGACCCAGTCTTCCACCGTCAGCACCGGGAAATCGGCGCCAAAGGGCTTGCCGGTGTCCGGGTTGAGGCTGCTGGGGCCGGTGGAGCCGTTGCAGCCGCCGAGGTTGTTCAGGCTGACCACGAAAAATCTGCTGGTGTCGATGGGCTTGCCCGGGCCGATGCAACTGTCCCACCAGCCCGGCTTGCGGTCGTCGATGCTGTGGTAGCCGGCGGCGTGGTGATGGCCCGACAAGGCGTGGCAAATCAGCACGGCATTGCTCGCCGTGGCATTGAGGGTGCCGTAGGTTTCGTAGATCAGGTCATAGGCTGGCAACGAACGGCCGCAGGCCAGGGCCAGGGGCTCGCTGAAATGCGCCATTTGCGGCGTCACCAGACCAACGGAATCGGGGGGAAAGGCAGCTGGCATCGACCCTGCTCGCGTTGAAATGAGGCGTAAGTCTAAAGACCGCTGTGGCGGGGGGCAAGCAAACGGCTGCGCTGTCGTTTTTGTGGTGAGGGAGCTTGCTCCCTCACCACAGGGATCAGGCAGCCTGGGTCAGATCAGCAGGCGCAGGATTTCCGGCATCATGGTCATCGCCGCCAGGTTGTTGATCACCAGCATGTCGATCAGCTTGAGCACCATGAACGCCAGGATTGGCGAGATATCCAGGCCGCCGAGGTTCGGCACGATGCGGCGGAACGGCGCCAGGGCCGGCTCGCAGATCTGGTTCACCAGTTCGGCACCCGGGTTAT
Encoded proteins:
- the metX gene encoding homoserine O-succinyltransferase MetX, whose product is MPAAFPPDSVGLVTPQMAHFSEPLALACGRSLPAYDLIYETYGTLNATASNAVLICHALSGHHHAAGYHSIDDRKPGWWDSCIGPGKPIDTSRFFVVSLNNLGGCNGSTGPSSLNPDTGKPFGADFPVLTVEDWVHSQARLADRLGIGQWAAVIGGSLGGMQALQWTITYPDRVRHCLAIASAPKLSAQNIAFNEVARQAILTDPEFHGGSFQEHGVIPKRGLMLARMVGHITYLSDDSMGEKFGRGLKSEKLNYDFHSVEFQVESYLRYQGEEFSGRFDANTYLLMTKALDYFDPAANFDDNLAKTFANATAKFCVMSFTTDWRFSPARSRELVDALMAARKDVCYLEIDAPQGHDAFLIPIPRYLQAFGNYMNRITL